One region of Mangifera indica cultivar Alphonso chromosome 3, CATAS_Mindica_2.1, whole genome shotgun sequence genomic DNA includes:
- the LOC123210952 gene encoding probable GABA transporter 2 isoform X2 — translation MAHTPHAEPFPESGRDADAGQWWHAGFHLTTAIVGPTILTLPYVFRGLGWCLGFTCLTVMGLVTFYSYYLMSKVLDHCEKAGRRHIRFRELAADVLGSGWMFYFVILIQTAINTGVGIGAILLASESLQIMYSDLSPNGTLKLYEFIAMVTFVMIVLSQLPTFHSLRHINLASLLLSLGYTFLVVGACIKAGLSKNAPSKDYSLESSKSSRLFSAFTSISIIAAIFGNGILPEIQATLAPPATGKMVKGLLMCYSVIFVTFYSAAASGYWAFGNKADSNILKSLLLDSGPSFAPTLVVGLAVVFVLLQLFAIGLVYSQVAFEIMEKKSADVKQGIFSKRNLIPRIILRTLYMIFCGFMAAMLPFFGDINGVVGAIGFIPLDFILPMLLYNMTFKPPKSSLIFWINITIMVVFTGAGLMGTFSSIRKLILDANKFKLFSSDVVD, via the exons ATGGCACATACTCCTCATGCAGAACCCTTCCCGGAGTCTGGCCGAGATGCAGATGCCG ggCAGTGGTGGCACGCCGGGTTTCATCTGACGACGGCGATAGTGGGACCGACAATATTGACGTTACCGTATGTGTTCAGGGGGCTTGGATGGTGCCTGGGGTTTACGTGTTTAACGGTGATGGGGTTGGTGACGTTTTACTCTTACTATCTGATGTCGAAGGTGCTGGACCACTGCGAGAAAGCTGGTCGTCGCCACATCAGATTCCGGGAGCTGGCTGCCGACGTTTTAG GATCTGGGTGgatgttttattttgttatccTTATTCAAACGGCCATCAACACTGGAGTTGGAATAGGAGCAATTTTGCTTGCATCGGAGTCCCTCCAG ATAATGTACTCGGACCTTTCTCCAAATGGGACTTTGAAACTGTATGAGTTCATAGCAATGGTAACATTTGTTATGATAGTTCTCTCTCAGCTGCCTACTTTCCACTCACTCAGACACATTAACCTTGCTTCTCTTCTTCTAAGCTTGGGCTACACTTTCCTTGTAGTTGGTGCTTGTATTAAAGCAG GTCTCTCTAAAAATGCTCCGTCAAAGGACTATTCCCTTGAATCTTCAAAATCATCGAGGCTTTTTAGCGCCTTCACTTCCATCTCCATAATAGCTGCCATTTTTGGAAATGGTATACTACCAGAAATACAG GCAACTCTGGCTCCACCTGCCACTGGGAAGATGGTTAAAGGGCTTCTAATGTGCTACAGTGTCATTTTTGTTACTTTCTATTCGGCAGCGGCTTCTGGGTATTGGGCATTCGGGAACAAAGCCGATTCAAACATTCTCAAGAGCCTACTGCTTGATAGTGGACCTTCCTTCGCTCCTACATTGGTTGTTGGTCTTGCAGTTGTGTTTGTTCTTCTTCAACTGTTTGCCATTGGCTTG GTTTATTCTCAAGTAGCCTTTGAGATCATGGAGAAGAAATCGGCTGATGTAAAACAAGGGATTTTCTCGAAAAGAAACCTTATTCCCAGGATCATTCTTCGGACGCTATATATGATCTTTTGTGGATTTATGGCAGCAATGCTTCCATTCTTTGGAGACATTAATGGAGTGGTAGGAGCAATTGGATTTATCCCCCTAGATTTCATCCTGCCAATGCTTCTTTACAACATGACATTCAAACCTCCCAAATCGTCCCTCATCTTCTGGATCAATATTACCATCATGGTTGTCTTCACTGGAGCAGGATTGATGGGTACATTCTCCTCTATAAGGAAGTTGATTCTCGATGCCAACAAGTTTAAGCTTTTTAGTAGTGATGTAGTGGActaa
- the LOC123211797 gene encoding protein trichome birefringence-like 23 has protein sequence MKLSWKLRSSVSGHTHMQLLLRLAVAILLMGLAFRLLFFSSQELSSPDLETAPAVAKTDVAEATRPDNFTIDVSEYEDQYLQPEKKPEDENEMPQKVGGEEKCDIFTGDWIPDQSGPVYTNESCAFIEGHQNCMRNGRPDTGYLFWRWKPQNCQLPPFNAEKFLSMMRNKTWALIGDSISRNHVQSLLCMLSTAEKAVEVYHDEEFKSKTWQFPSYNFSLSVVWSPFLAKAAIFEDINGVSTSEVELHLDKLDKKWIDQYFNIDYMIISTGKWFLKSAIYHENDTVVGCHYCPKRNLTELGFDYAYNKTLHQVMDFITTSKHKGLVFFRTSTPDHFENGEWHNGGACKKTLPAKEGEIEIKDLHRILRNIELSAFQDAAAKAAESGVKFKLLDFTNLLLLRPDGHPGPYRSFQPFAEDKNATVQNDCLHWCLPGPLDAWNDLIMEMMINTLGN, from the exons ATGAAGTTAAGTTGGAAGCTTCGTTCGTCTGTTAGCGGTCACACGCACATGCAGCTGCTTTTAAGATTAGCAGTGGCCATTCTCCTGATGGGTTTAGCTTTTAGGCTTTTATTTTTTAGCTCCCAAGAGTTATCATCGCCTGATCTAGAAACTGCGCCTGCTGTTGCTAAAACTGATGTGGCAGAAGCAACACGGCCGGATAATTTTACTATTGATGTTTCAGAATATGAAGATCAGTATCTACAGCCTGAAAAAA AGCCCGAAGATGAGAATGAGATGCCTCAAAAAG TTGGCGGAGAAGAAAAGTGTGATATCTTTACTGGGGACTGGATTCCAGATCAATCAGGACCTGTTTATACCAATGAAAGCTGTGCCTTCATTGAGGGTCACCAGAATTGTATGAGAAATGGGAGGCCTGATACAGGGTATTTATTTTGGCGGTGGAAACCACAAAATTGCCAGTTGCCTCCGTTTAATGCAGAGAAATTTCTCAGCATGATGAGAAATAAGACATGGGCTTTGATTGGTGATTCAATATCTCGTAATCATGTGCAGTCATTGCTCTGTATGCTCTCAACG GCTGAGAAGGCTGTTGAAGTTTATCATGATGAGGAATTCAAGTCTAAAACATGGCAGTTTCCCTCTTACAATTTCTCCTTGTCAGTTGTCTGGTCCCCCTTTCTTGCTAAAGCTGCAATCTTTGAAGATATTAATGGTGTTTCAACATCTGAGGTTGAGCTTCATCTAGACAAGCTGGATAAAAAATGGATTGATCAGTACTTTAACATCGACTACATGATAATTTCAACTGGTAAATGGTTTCTTAAGTCTGCTATCTACCATGAGAATGATACAGTGGTGGGCTGCCATTACTGCCCTAAAAGGAACCTGACAGAGTTGGGATTTGATTATGCTTATAATAAAACCCTTCATCAGGTTATGGATTTTATCACAACTTCCAAACACAAAGGGTTGGTATTTTTCAGAACAAGCACACCAGATCACTTTGAAAATGGGGAATGGCATAATGGGGGTGCTTGTAAGAAAACATTGCCAGCTAAAGAAGGTGAGATTGAAATAAAGGACTTGCACAGGATTCTACGCAACATTGAATTATCAGCATTCCAGGATGCAGCTGCAAAAGCAGCTGAAAGTGGGGTAAAATTCAAACTTCTTGACTTCACTAATCTTTTGTTACTGAGACCTGACGGACACCCTGGTCCATACCGAAGTTTTCAGCCATTTGCTGAGGACAAAAATGCAACCGTTCAGAATGATTGTTTGCACTGGTGTCTACCTGGACCGTTGGATGCTTGGAATGATCTAATCATGGAGATGATGATTAATACATTAGGAAATTGA
- the LOC123211796 gene encoding high mobility group B protein 6, which produces MASVDAAPMPTDDVPKKARNNGRKALKQKNSSTNGANIIAQTLSQSPMPIPAPETDPSKENHESLSQPRTEPKKAAAKGRTKKATTKNQDSFEKDLQDLQEMLEKMKIEKQKTEELLKEKDQMLKMKDEELDVKEKVQEKLQMELKKLQKMKEFKPNMVFPIINKEQDKKDKKKNGGPEKKRPSPPYILWCKYQWNEVKKENPEAEFKEISNILGAKWKNVSAEEKKPYEEKYQAEKEAYLQVMAKEKRESEAMKLLEEDQKQKTAMELLDQYLQFRQEAEKENKKTKKEKDPLKPKQPLTAYFLFANERRAVLLSENKNVLEVAKITGEEWKNMTDKEREPYEKLAKKNKEKYAQEMEAYKQIKDEEANNRKKEEEELIKLHKQEALQLLKKKEKTENIIKKTKEKRQKKKQNTDPNKPKKPASSFLLFSKEARQALLQERPGTNNNSTLNALISVKWKELNEEEKQVWNAKAAEAMEAYKKELEEYNKSVAAAMGEAQQQ; this is translated from the exons ATGGCTAGTGTTGATGCTGCTCCCATGCCCACCGACGACGTCCCCAAGAAAGCAAGAAACAACGGTAGAAAAGCTTTGAAACAGAAGAATTCATCCACAAATGGAGCCAATATCATTGCGCAAACCCTCTCTCAATCTCCGATGCCGATCCCAGCACCGGAAACCGATCCTTCGAAAGAGAACCATGAGAGCCTTTCTCAGCCTCGCACTGAGCCTAAGAAAGCGGCAGCCAAGGGAAGAACGAAGAAGGCAACAACAAAAAATCAAGATTCGTTTGAGAAAGATTTGCAAGATCTGCAAGAAATGCTTGAGAAGATGAAAATAGAAAAGCAGAAGACCGAGGAACTGTTGAAGGAGAAAGATCAGATGCTGAAGATGAAGGACGAGGAGCTTGATGTGAAGGAGAAAGTGCAGGAGAAGCTTCAGATGGAGTTGAAGAAATTGCAGAAAATGAAGGAGTTCAAGCCCAACATG GTATTTCCTATTATAAACAAGGAACAAGACAAgaaggacaagaagaagaaCGGAGGTCCTGAAAAGAAAAGGCCATCTCCACCTTACATTCTGTGGTGCAAATACCAATGGAATGAGGTGAAGAAAGAGAACCCAGAAGCAGAATTTAAAGAGATCTCAAACATTTTGGGAGCCAAATGGAAGAATGTTAGTGCAGAAGAGAAAAAGCCTTATGAGGAGAAGTATCAGGCTGAGAAGGAAGCTTATCTGCAGGTAATGGCCAAGGAGAAGCGTGAAAGTGAAGCAATGAAGCTCTTAGAGGAAGACCAGAAGCAGAAAACAGCTATGGAGCTTCTTGATCAGTATCTTCAGTTCAGGCAGGAAGCAGAAAAAGAGAACAAGAAGACAAA GAAAGAGAAGGATCCCTTGAAACCAAAGCAACCTTTGACTGCCTATTTCCTCTTCGCAAATGAGAGGAGGGCAGTTCTTCTATCTGAGAACAAGAATGTTTTGGAGGTGGCTAAGATAACTGGTGAAGAATGGAAGAACATGACTGACAAAGAACGAGAGCCTTATGAGAAG TTGGCAAAGAAGAACAAGGAGAAATATGCTCAAGAAATGGAGGCCTACAAACAAATCAAGGACGAGGAAGCTAACAATCGCAAAAAGGAAGAGGAGGAGCTGATAAAACTTCATAAGCAGGAAGCCTTGCAACTGcttaagaagaaagagaagactgAAAACATAATCAAG AAAACCAAAGAGAAGCGtcagaagaagaagcagaacaCTGATCCTAACAAGCCCAAGAAGCCTGCTTCCTCATTCCTTTTGTTCAG CAAAGAAGCAAGGCAAGCTTTGTTGCAAGAGCGGCCAGGGACTAATAATAACTCTACCCTTAACGCACTGATTTCAGTAAAATGGAag GAACTCAATGAAGAGGAGAAGCAAGTGTGGAATGCGAAGGCAGCTGAAGCAATGGAAGCATACAAGAAGGAATTGGAAGAGTACAACAAGTCTGTTGCTGCAGCCATGGGTGAAGCACAGCAACAATGA
- the LOC123210952 gene encoding probable GABA transporter 2 isoform X1 — translation MAHTPHAEPFPESGRDADAGAVFVLQSKGQWWHAGFHLTTAIVGPTILTLPYVFRGLGWCLGFTCLTVMGLVTFYSYYLMSKVLDHCEKAGRRHIRFRELAADVLGSGWMFYFVILIQTAINTGVGIGAILLASESLQIMYSDLSPNGTLKLYEFIAMVTFVMIVLSQLPTFHSLRHINLASLLLSLGYTFLVVGACIKAGLSKNAPSKDYSLESSKSSRLFSAFTSISIIAAIFGNGILPEIQATLAPPATGKMVKGLLMCYSVIFVTFYSAAASGYWAFGNKADSNILKSLLLDSGPSFAPTLVVGLAVVFVLLQLFAIGLVYSQVAFEIMEKKSADVKQGIFSKRNLIPRIILRTLYMIFCGFMAAMLPFFGDINGVVGAIGFIPLDFILPMLLYNMTFKPPKSSLIFWINITIMVVFTGAGLMGTFSSIRKLILDANKFKLFSSDVVD, via the exons ATGGCACATACTCCTCATGCAGAACCCTTCCCGGAGTCTGGCCGAGATGCAGATGCCGGTGCCGTTTTTGTTCTCCAATCAAAGG ggCAGTGGTGGCACGCCGGGTTTCATCTGACGACGGCGATAGTGGGACCGACAATATTGACGTTACCGTATGTGTTCAGGGGGCTTGGATGGTGCCTGGGGTTTACGTGTTTAACGGTGATGGGGTTGGTGACGTTTTACTCTTACTATCTGATGTCGAAGGTGCTGGACCACTGCGAGAAAGCTGGTCGTCGCCACATCAGATTCCGGGAGCTGGCTGCCGACGTTTTAG GATCTGGGTGgatgttttattttgttatccTTATTCAAACGGCCATCAACACTGGAGTTGGAATAGGAGCAATTTTGCTTGCATCGGAGTCCCTCCAG ATAATGTACTCGGACCTTTCTCCAAATGGGACTTTGAAACTGTATGAGTTCATAGCAATGGTAACATTTGTTATGATAGTTCTCTCTCAGCTGCCTACTTTCCACTCACTCAGACACATTAACCTTGCTTCTCTTCTTCTAAGCTTGGGCTACACTTTCCTTGTAGTTGGTGCTTGTATTAAAGCAG GTCTCTCTAAAAATGCTCCGTCAAAGGACTATTCCCTTGAATCTTCAAAATCATCGAGGCTTTTTAGCGCCTTCACTTCCATCTCCATAATAGCTGCCATTTTTGGAAATGGTATACTACCAGAAATACAG GCAACTCTGGCTCCACCTGCCACTGGGAAGATGGTTAAAGGGCTTCTAATGTGCTACAGTGTCATTTTTGTTACTTTCTATTCGGCAGCGGCTTCTGGGTATTGGGCATTCGGGAACAAAGCCGATTCAAACATTCTCAAGAGCCTACTGCTTGATAGTGGACCTTCCTTCGCTCCTACATTGGTTGTTGGTCTTGCAGTTGTGTTTGTTCTTCTTCAACTGTTTGCCATTGGCTTG GTTTATTCTCAAGTAGCCTTTGAGATCATGGAGAAGAAATCGGCTGATGTAAAACAAGGGATTTTCTCGAAAAGAAACCTTATTCCCAGGATCATTCTTCGGACGCTATATATGATCTTTTGTGGATTTATGGCAGCAATGCTTCCATTCTTTGGAGACATTAATGGAGTGGTAGGAGCAATTGGATTTATCCCCCTAGATTTCATCCTGCCAATGCTTCTTTACAACATGACATTCAAACCTCCCAAATCGTCCCTCATCTTCTGGATCAATATTACCATCATGGTTGTCTTCACTGGAGCAGGATTGATGGGTACATTCTCCTCTATAAGGAAGTTGATTCTCGATGCCAACAAGTTTAAGCTTTTTAGTAGTGATGTAGTGGActaa